The Bradyrhizobium ottawaense genome window below encodes:
- a CDS encoding oligosaccharide flippase family protein has translation MTDDAMKSVQRSILFSALDRYVGLLLVFVVTAVLARLLSPEEFGIYAVANAVTSIIAACFQEFAGASYLIQKRELSRASVQTTFTITLMISAATAFVLFVSAQPIARFFELDRLGRGIEVSSLNLLLLPFSGTIAALFRREMQFGVLAICNLAAGTTIAVVSVGLAMAHFSYMAPLWGGVAGNGVLAVMLLIWRRDFGAMRPSLIDCREIVGFGLYSGAVSVVNVFFGLAPQLFLARVLDFTAVGLYSRATASTQIFDKLVTQVISPVVMPAIVARSKAGGDLKAVYLEAIQLLSAVQWPFLVFMAIMARPIILIWLGPTWLEIVPLVQLLCIGNLALFAACLTYPMFVAVGRVQDALISSLISLPPSLLVILGASFLGVHAVAASALVTLPFQALVAFYFLGRQLGLRPAEFVRTLWRSGAVTVLVIAGVSICAALTEAGGLTSGAGLASAFSVAVLCCWLGLMVTGHPLLQQFHYAAAGLARMAPGLWPSRTAP, from the coding sequence ATGACAGACGACGCAATGAAGTCCGTGCAGCGCTCCATTCTGTTCTCGGCGCTCGACCGTTACGTCGGCCTGCTGCTGGTCTTTGTTGTGACCGCCGTGCTTGCCCGTTTGCTGTCCCCGGAAGAGTTTGGCATCTATGCCGTCGCGAACGCCGTCACGTCCATCATTGCGGCCTGCTTCCAGGAATTTGCGGGCGCAAGCTATCTGATTCAGAAGCGAGAGTTGTCGCGCGCGAGCGTGCAGACCACGTTCACGATTACCCTCATGATTTCGGCTGCCACGGCTTTCGTGCTGTTCGTGTCTGCCCAGCCGATCGCGCGCTTCTTCGAGCTGGACCGCTTGGGCCGAGGGATCGAGGTTTCCTCGCTAAATCTTCTCTTGCTGCCGTTCTCCGGAACCATAGCCGCATTGTTCCGTCGTGAGATGCAGTTTGGCGTGCTCGCAATCTGCAATCTGGCGGCTGGTACGACGATCGCTGTCGTTTCGGTCGGCCTCGCAATGGCCCACTTCAGCTACATGGCCCCGCTCTGGGGAGGGGTGGCCGGCAACGGGGTGCTGGCCGTGATGCTGCTGATATGGCGGAGAGATTTCGGTGCGATGCGGCCATCCTTGATCGATTGCCGAGAGATCGTCGGTTTCGGCCTCTACTCGGGCGCGGTGAGCGTCGTAAATGTGTTTTTTGGCCTGGCGCCGCAGCTGTTTCTGGCCAGAGTGCTCGACTTCACCGCTGTCGGCCTTTACAGCCGCGCGACCGCCTCGACACAGATATTCGACAAGCTGGTCACGCAGGTGATTAGTCCGGTCGTCATGCCGGCAATTGTTGCGCGAAGCAAAGCGGGTGGTGATCTCAAGGCCGTCTATCTCGAGGCCATCCAGCTGCTCTCCGCCGTGCAGTGGCCGTTCCTGGTCTTTATGGCGATCATGGCGCGGCCGATCATTCTGATCTGGCTCGGCCCGACGTGGCTGGAGATCGTCCCGCTGGTGCAGCTGCTCTGTATCGGAAACCTTGCGCTTTTCGCGGCGTGCCTGACCTACCCGATGTTTGTTGCGGTCGGAAGGGTTCAGGATGCGCTGATCTCGTCGTTGATTTCGCTGCCACCATCACTTCTGGTCATCTTGGGCGCCTCGTTCCTTGGCGTGCACGCCGTTGCTGCATCCGCTCTTGTGACATTGCCATTTCAGGCGTTGGTTGCGTTCTATTTTCTGGGACGACAACTCGGCCTTCGGCCCGCCGAATTTGTACGCACCCTATGGAGAAGCGGAGCTGTAACGGTTCTGGTGATTGCCGGTGTGTCTATTTGCGCGGCGCTGACGGAAGCTGGAGGCCTTACCTCGGGTGCTGGGCTGGCGTCAGCCTTTTCCGTCGCTGTGCTCTGTTGTTGGCTTGGACTGATGGTCACTGGGCACCCGCTCCTGCAGCAGTTTCACTACGCCGCAGCCGGCTTGGCGAGAATGGCGCCGGGGCTGTGGCCCTCGCGGACGGCGCCATAG
- a CDS encoding acyltransferase, whose translation MPITQDVELGRDVRIVHPELVNLYGCTVGDESRIGAFVEIQAGAKIGARCKVSSHSFICEGVTIEDEVFIGHGVVFTNDKYPKATTADGRPQQASDWTLERTRVGRGAAIGSNATILCGVTIGAGATVGAGSVVTRDVAPGATVAGVPARTMSAVGSRATADRASVRRSFGLD comes from the coding sequence ATGCCTATCACACAAGACGTAGAACTTGGTCGCGATGTCCGCATCGTTCACCCGGAACTGGTCAATCTGTACGGTTGCACGGTGGGTGATGAGAGCAGGATCGGAGCTTTCGTCGAAATCCAGGCGGGAGCAAAGATTGGCGCGCGGTGCAAAGTATCATCGCACAGTTTCATCTGCGAAGGCGTCACAATCGAGGACGAAGTGTTCATCGGTCATGGCGTGGTGTTCACGAACGACAAATATCCGAAGGCAACGACCGCGGATGGTCGCCCTCAGCAAGCTTCTGACTGGACATTGGAGCGCACTCGTGTCGGCAGGGGGGCTGCCATCGGTTCCAACGCCACAATCCTATGTGGTGTCACGATCGGCGCGGGAGCGACCGTCGGCGCGGGCTCCGTCGTGACGAGGGATGTTGCCCCGGGTGCCACCGTCGCCGGAGTACCCGCTCGGACCATGTCCGCAGTCGGAAGCAGGGCCACCGCCGATCGTGCCTCCGTCCGCCGGTCTTTCGGGCTAGATTGA
- a CDS encoding Gfo/Idh/MocA family protein: MRDSQLGIGVVGCGYWGPNLVRNFSINPATRVVGVSDLHPGRLGAMKQLYPAIETTSRYEDLLKDVRIDAIAIATPVHTHYELAIAALRAGKHVLVEKPLAPSAELVTRLIEEADRRGLTLMVDHTFLYTPAVQKIRELLLSRELGDIYYYDSTRASLGLFQKDVNVIWDLAVHDISIIHHILDEAPIAVSATGSCHVVGSPENMAHITLFFANACVAHVSVNWLSPVKVRQTFIGGSKKMIVYDDLEPTEKIKVYDKGITLDAPPEDAHQFRIGYRAGDMWAPHISTMEALQTEVDHFVDCIRTGGQPISSGISGLHVIEVLEAASCSIAKQGAPVLLREPYGTRQRARAIA; the protein is encoded by the coding sequence ATGCGAGACAGTCAACTGGGAATCGGCGTCGTGGGCTGCGGTTATTGGGGACCCAATCTCGTTCGCAATTTCTCCATCAATCCTGCCACCCGCGTCGTCGGCGTGAGCGACCTGCACCCAGGCAGGCTCGGCGCGATGAAGCAGCTTTACCCGGCGATAGAGACGACCTCTCGCTACGAAGATTTGCTGAAGGACGTCCGTATCGATGCAATCGCTATCGCCACGCCGGTGCATACGCACTACGAGCTGGCAATTGCGGCGTTGAGAGCCGGGAAGCACGTTCTGGTCGAAAAGCCCCTCGCGCCGAGCGCTGAGCTCGTGACCCGCTTGATCGAAGAGGCAGATCGGCGTGGGTTGACGCTCATGGTCGATCATACCTTCCTCTACACGCCGGCGGTCCAGAAGATCCGGGAGCTCCTGCTGAGCCGAGAACTTGGCGACATTTACTACTACGACAGCACGCGCGCGAGTCTCGGGTTGTTCCAAAAGGACGTAAATGTGATCTGGGACTTGGCGGTGCACGATATCTCGATCATCCACCATATCCTCGATGAAGCGCCGATCGCGGTCTCGGCAACCGGCTCGTGCCACGTTGTCGGCTCGCCGGAAAATATGGCGCATATCACGCTGTTCTTTGCCAACGCATGCGTGGCCCACGTCAGCGTCAATTGGCTGTCGCCCGTCAAGGTGCGCCAGACTTTCATCGGTGGCAGCAAGAAGATGATCGTCTACGACGATCTCGAGCCGACCGAAAAGATCAAGGTCTATGACAAGGGAATTACGCTCGACGCGCCTCCCGAAGATGCACATCAATTCCGGATCGGATATCGCGCCGGCGACATGTGGGCTCCGCATATCTCGACTATGGAGGCGCTACAGACCGAGGTCGATCATTTTGTCGATTGCATCCGCACCGGTGGCCAGCCGATTTCCAGCGGCATCTCGGGACTCCACGTGATCGAGGTTCTGGAGGCGGCATCGTGCTCGATCGCAAAGCAGGGTGCGCCCGTCTTGCTGCGCGAGCCTTACGGAACCCGGCAGCGCGCCAGAGCGATAGCATGA